A genomic segment from Parolsenella catena encodes:
- a CDS encoding ABC transporter permease: MDFMVALPTIVKAMAMGAVPILLAALGEVFSERAGLVNIGLEGIMAVGAFVAFAVGKVTGSLWLGLLAGMAAGVLINMIYAFCTVKLCSDQTVTSMAINILAPAVALFGYNLFVGANPANATGSQMPSLAIPGLSSIPVIGNGLFNQTLLAYLAFLLVPVVSFFFKRCRAGLSWRSVGENPQAAETLGINVVRTKYVACIVCGALAAAGGAFLTLCYTPIYTDGIVMGRGFIALATVIFGRWSAVGVMGASLLFGFFDGLNVALQAQFQAAPVMFFKMIPYIFTIIALIFFGSKHAGPKASGQPYFRESR; the protein is encoded by the coding sequence ATGGACTTCATGGTTGCGCTTCCCACCATCGTCAAGGCGATGGCGATGGGCGCCGTGCCCATCCTGCTCGCGGCTCTCGGCGAGGTCTTCTCCGAGCGTGCCGGTCTCGTCAACATCGGCCTCGAGGGCATCATGGCCGTCGGCGCGTTCGTGGCGTTCGCGGTCGGCAAGGTCACGGGCAGCCTGTGGCTGGGACTTCTCGCGGGCATGGCCGCCGGCGTGCTCATCAACATGATCTACGCCTTCTGCACGGTCAAGCTCTGCTCTGACCAGACGGTCACGAGTATGGCAATCAACATCCTGGCCCCTGCCGTGGCGCTGTTTGGCTACAACCTGTTCGTGGGCGCCAACCCCGCCAACGCCACGGGCAGCCAGATGCCCAGCCTTGCCATCCCGGGCCTCTCGAGCATCCCCGTCATAGGCAACGGCCTGTTCAACCAGACGCTTCTTGCCTACCTTGCGTTCCTGCTTGTGCCTGTGGTGTCGTTCTTCTTCAAGCGCTGCCGTGCTGGCCTGTCCTGGCGCTCCGTGGGCGAGAACCCGCAGGCCGCCGAGACGCTCGGCATCAACGTCGTGCGCACCAAGTACGTGGCCTGCATCGTGTGCGGCGCTCTCGCGGCCGCCGGCGGCGCGTTCCTCACGCTGTGCTACACGCCGATCTACACGGACGGCATCGTGATGGGCCGCGGCTTCATCGCGCTGGCCACCGTCATCTTCGGTCGCTGGAGCGCCGTGGGCGTCATGGGCGCGAGCCTTCTGTTCGGCTTCTTCGATGGCCTCAACGTGGCCCTGCAGGCCCAGTTCCAGGCCGCCCCGGTCATGTTCTTCAAGATGATCCCCTACATCTTCACGATCATCGCGCTCATCTTCTTTGGCTCCAAGCACGCCGGCCCCAAGGCGAGCGGCCAGCCGTACTTCCGCGAGTCTCGCTAG
- a CDS encoding ABC transporter permease — MADNKKQTKAKKAAATPEQLREKRIALLTPVVSVLLALIVGAIVIACLGKNPIQGYAAMLQGSLGDMGKIGKTLERACPLIFTGLAAVFAYKCGVFNLGGEGQFIMGGCATATVVLGLNLTGPMGLLLGLIAGIVVGGIWALLPGIMKITRGLNEMITTIMLNYIAMYFMEYIFKNVFSDQGLPKTLAMPKSTHLMDVGTAHCGVIIAILLGVFLWYVIFRTSFGFKIRAVGLSPTASKVNGFPVRALVLLAFVISGAVAGLGGAVELLGKTPFRLADGFGSGFGFDGVAIALIAQLNPIAAIFVALLFGILSTGGTMMQSVIGVPTAIVDIVRGLIIIFAVAGLAMVKLPKVKAIIANLGKNKKAEVNA, encoded by the coding sequence GTGGCTGACAACAAGAAGCAGACGAAGGCCAAGAAGGCCGCGGCTACCCCCGAGCAGCTGCGCGAGAAGAGGATTGCACTGCTGACGCCCGTCGTCTCGGTGCTGCTCGCCCTCATCGTGGGTGCCATCGTGATCGCGTGCCTGGGCAAGAATCCCATCCAGGGCTATGCGGCCATGCTGCAGGGCTCGCTCGGTGACATGGGCAAGATCGGCAAGACGCTCGAGCGCGCGTGCCCGCTCATCTTCACGGGCCTGGCCGCCGTCTTTGCCTACAAGTGCGGCGTGTTCAACCTTGGCGGCGAGGGCCAGTTCATCATGGGCGGCTGCGCCACCGCGACGGTCGTCCTCGGCCTTAACCTCACCGGTCCCATGGGCCTGCTGCTCGGCCTCATCGCCGGCATCGTGGTCGGTGGCATCTGGGCGCTGCTCCCGGGCATCATGAAGATCACGCGTGGCCTCAACGAGATGATCACCACGATCATGCTCAACTACATCGCCATGTACTTCATGGAGTACATCTTCAAGAACGTCTTCTCCGACCAGGGACTGCCCAAGACGCTCGCCATGCCCAAGTCGACGCACCTCATGGACGTGGGCACGGCCCACTGCGGCGTCATCATCGCGATCCTGCTCGGCGTCTTCCTGTGGTACGTGATCTTCCGTACGTCCTTCGGCTTCAAGATTCGCGCCGTGGGCCTCAGCCCCACCGCCTCGAAGGTCAACGGCTTTCCCGTGCGCGCCCTCGTGCTGCTTGCCTTCGTGATCTCCGGCGCTGTCGCCGGCCTCGGCGGCGCCGTGGAGCTGCTCGGCAAGACCCCGTTCCGCCTGGCCGACGGCTTTGGCTCCGGCTTTGGCTTTGACGGTGTGGCTATCGCGCTCATCGCGCAGCTCAACCCCATCGCCGCCATCTTCGTCGCCCTGCTGTTCGGCATCCTGTCCACGGGCGGCACGATGATGCAGTCCGTCATCGGCGTGCCCACGGCCATCGTCGACATCGTCCGCGGCCTGATCATCATCTTCGCCGTCGCGGGTCTGGCCATGGTGAAGCTGCCCAAGGTCAAGGCGATCATCGCCAACCTTGGCAAGAACAAGAAAGCTGAGGTGAACGCGTAA
- a CDS encoding ABC transporter ATP-binding protein, whose translation MAELLRMENVSKCFGSFYANKNVNLTIEQGEVHTLLGENGAGKSTLMNVLIGLYTPTEGKIYIRGQEVNISSPGVAVEHGIGMVHQHFMLIEDMTGLENIILGDKRHNSPLLQIADDRKTIEELMDRYGMEIDLDEKVGDMSIGMQQRVEIMKVLFRGADLVILDEPTAVLTDLEVEGLFDIMHSLTAEGKSIIFISHKMREVMHISDRVTVLRRGEMIDTLRVADTTEQELADLMIGQKFTENTYEKVETPGDVAFELKGVSYHPEVKHGGLKNISMQIHKGEVLGVAGIDGNGQSELAALVTGMLKPEGGEVVGPDGNKIALFSPSAFIETGLGNIPEDRNKMGLVGDMTIAENLVLKQTNSERFSAGHGAWLKLDAIHEYAEQLKDENDIRCTSVNQTARSLSGGNQQKVILARELDSHPKLLVAVYPTRGLDIGATEFIHNQIIAQRDAGCAVLLISADFDEVLKLSDRITVLFEGEVMGTYPGANPPIKEISLAMAGK comes from the coding sequence ATGGCCGAGTTGCTGAGGATGGAGAACGTCAGCAAGTGCTTCGGTTCGTTCTACGCTAACAAGAACGTGAACCTCACGATCGAGCAAGGCGAGGTCCACACGCTTCTGGGCGAGAACGGCGCTGGCAAGTCCACGCTCATGAACGTCCTCATCGGGCTCTACACGCCCACAGAGGGCAAGATCTACATTCGCGGCCAGGAGGTGAACATCTCCAGCCCGGGCGTGGCCGTCGAGCACGGCATCGGCATGGTCCACCAGCACTTCATGCTCATCGAGGACATGACGGGCCTCGAGAACATCATCCTGGGCGACAAGCGCCACAACAGCCCGCTGCTCCAGATCGCTGACGATCGCAAGACGATCGAGGAACTCATGGACCGCTACGGCATGGAGATCGACCTTGACGAGAAGGTCGGCGACATGTCCATCGGCATGCAGCAGCGCGTCGAGATCATGAAGGTCCTGTTCCGCGGCGCCGACCTCGTCATTCTCGACGAGCCCACCGCCGTGCTCACCGACCTGGAGGTCGAGGGCCTGTTCGACATCATGCACTCCCTCACGGCCGAGGGTAAGTCCATCATCTTCATCTCCCACAAGATGCGCGAGGTCATGCACATCTCCGACCGCGTCACGGTGCTCCGCCGCGGAGAGATGATCGACACCCTGCGCGTGGCAGACACCACCGAGCAGGAGCTCGCCGACCTCATGATCGGCCAGAAGTTCACCGAGAACACCTACGAGAAGGTCGAGACGCCCGGTGACGTCGCCTTCGAGCTCAAGGGCGTCTCCTACCACCCCGAGGTCAAGCACGGTGGCCTCAAGAACATCTCCATGCAGATCCACAAGGGCGAGGTCCTGGGTGTGGCAGGCATCGACGGCAACGGCCAGTCCGAGCTCGCCGCGCTCGTCACGGGCATGCTCAAGCCCGAGGGCGGCGAGGTCGTCGGCCCGGACGGCAACAAGATCGCGCTGTTCAGCCCGAGTGCCTTCATCGAGACGGGACTGGGCAACATCCCCGAGGACCGCAACAAGATGGGCCTCGTCGGCGACATGACGATCGCCGAGAACCTCGTGCTCAAGCAGACGAACTCCGAGCGCTTCTCCGCCGGCCACGGCGCGTGGCTCAAGCTCGACGCCATCCACGAGTACGCCGAGCAGCTCAAGGACGAGAACGACATCCGCTGCACCTCCGTCAACCAGACGGCCCGCTCGCTTTCCGGCGGCAACCAGCAGAAGGTCATCCTCGCCCGTGAGCTCGACTCCCACCCCAAGCTGCTCGTGGCCGTCTACCCCACGCGCGGCCTGGACATCGGCGCCACCGAGTTCATCCACAACCAGATCATCGCCCAGCGCGATGCCGGTTGTGCGGTGCTGCTCATCTCGGCCGACTTCGACGAGGTGCTGAAGCTCTCCGACAGGATCACGGTCCTGTTCGAGGGAGAGGTCATGGGAACGTATCCTGGCGCGAATCCTCCCATCAAGGAGATCTCGCTCGCCATGGCAGGAAAGTAG
- the xdh gene encoding selenium-dependent xanthine dehydrogenase gives MAAEYTLHINGRDYVTSENKSILRYLRDDLHLTSVKDGCSEGACGTCTIIVDNRAVKSCVLTTKLAQGHDIVTIEGLTEREQEAFVYAFGAAGAVQCGFCIPGMVMAGAALCRRTPDPTDLEISQAIKGNVCRCTGYKRILVGIKRAAAILRGDEQIDPSAERGDNYAVGEQIFRVDVRRKVLGFGKYPDDMTEQDFPGLSYASAVRSKYPRARVLSIDASKAEALPGVVGVLTAADVPHNQVGHLIQDWDVMIAEGDITRCLGDAVALVVAEDAKTLERAKKLVKVEYEPLEPVRSIEEAKAPDAPRIHDSFFAFGNTVELADNVCQSRHVTRGDAAKALAESAYTVTQRFTTPFTEHAFLEPECAVAAPYKDGVKIWSTDQGAYDTRKECAHMFGWDDTPERVVVETMLVGGGFGGKEDVSCQHLAALAAYKFGRPVKCRFSRQESLYFHPKRHAMDATFTLGCDKDGNFTGLDCEINFDTGAYASLCGPVLERACTHSVGPYKYQNTDIRGYGYYTNNPPAGAFRGFGVCQSEFALESLIDVLAEKAGIDPWEIRYRNAIEPGEVLPNGQIADCSTALKETLEAVRDVYYAHPGHAGIACSMKNAGVGVGLPDAGRCNIRVEDGRAVIYAATSDIGQGCNTVFLQDVAEACGLPLSCIANGECSTEAAPDSGTTSGSRQTVVTGEAVRGAAFLLRDAMLAIERGEAVCDDRVSAKGDGVTHEFADGTTFEVSAEQLTPGHAVHPKHPAEALRALEGHEFYYEYLEKTDKLGADVPNPKSHICYGFATHVVILDDEGRVEQVYAAHDSGRVINPIAIQGQIEGGVLMGMGYALTEQWPLKDCVPQVKYGTLGLLRSTDIPQIHAIYVEKDEQLPVAYGGKGIGEIATIPTAPAVQNAYHALDGRLRPNLPLADTYYSHRLGRD, from the coding sequence CATCAACGGCCGCGACTACGTCACGTCCGAGAACAAGTCGATCCTCCGCTACCTGCGCGATGACCTTCATCTCACGAGCGTCAAGGACGGCTGCTCGGAGGGTGCGTGCGGCACGTGCACGATCATCGTTGACAACCGGGCCGTGAAGTCGTGCGTCCTCACCACCAAGCTCGCCCAGGGCCACGACATCGTCACCATCGAGGGTCTCACGGAGCGCGAGCAGGAGGCGTTCGTCTATGCGTTCGGCGCAGCCGGCGCCGTCCAGTGCGGCTTCTGCATCCCGGGCATGGTCATGGCGGGCGCTGCCCTGTGCCGCCGCACGCCCGACCCCACCGACCTGGAGATCTCCCAGGCCATCAAGGGCAACGTCTGCCGCTGCACCGGCTACAAGCGCATCCTCGTGGGCATCAAGCGCGCCGCCGCCATACTGCGCGGAGACGAGCAGATCGACCCGTCCGCCGAGCGTGGCGACAACTACGCGGTGGGCGAGCAGATCTTCCGCGTCGACGTGCGCCGCAAGGTGCTGGGTTTTGGCAAGTACCCCGATGACATGACCGAGCAGGACTTCCCCGGTCTCAGCTACGCGTCGGCCGTGCGGTCCAAGTACCCGCGCGCCCGCGTCCTGTCCATTGATGCGAGCAAGGCCGAGGCGCTTCCCGGCGTCGTGGGCGTGCTCACGGCCGCCGACGTGCCACACAACCAGGTGGGCCACCTCATCCAGGACTGGGACGTCATGATTGCCGAGGGAGACATCACCCGCTGCTTGGGAGATGCCGTCGCGCTCGTCGTCGCCGAGGACGCAAAGACCCTCGAGCGTGCCAAGAAGCTCGTCAAGGTCGAGTACGAGCCGCTCGAGCCCGTCCGATCCATCGAGGAGGCAAAGGCGCCCGACGCGCCTCGCATCCACGACAGCTTCTTTGCGTTCGGCAACACCGTCGAGCTTGCGGACAACGTCTGCCAGAGCCGTCACGTCACGCGCGGAGACGCCGCGAAGGCCCTTGCCGAGTCCGCCTACACCGTGACCCAGCGCTTCACCACGCCGTTCACGGAGCACGCCTTCCTCGAGCCGGAGTGCGCCGTGGCCGCCCCCTACAAGGACGGTGTCAAGATCTGGTCCACCGACCAGGGCGCCTACGACACGCGCAAGGAGTGCGCGCACATGTTCGGCTGGGACGACACGCCCGAGCGCGTCGTCGTCGAGACGATGCTCGTGGGCGGCGGCTTCGGTGGCAAGGAGGACGTCTCCTGCCAGCATCTCGCGGCCCTCGCCGCCTACAAGTTCGGACGTCCCGTCAAGTGCCGCTTCTCGCGCCAGGAGTCGCTCTACTTCCATCCCAAGCGCCACGCCATGGACGCAACGTTCACGCTCGGCTGCGACAAGGACGGCAACTTCACCGGCCTGGACTGCGAGATCAACTTTGACACGGGCGCCTACGCAAGCCTGTGCGGACCTGTCCTCGAGCGCGCCTGCACGCACTCCGTGGGCCCCTACAAGTACCAGAACACCGACATCCGCGGATACGGCTACTATACCAACAACCCGCCCGCGGGCGCCTTCCGTGGCTTTGGCGTGTGCCAGTCCGAGTTCGCCCTGGAGAGTCTCATCGACGTCCTGGCCGAGAAGGCCGGCATCGACCCGTGGGAGATTCGCTATCGCAATGCCATCGAGCCGGGTGAGGTCCTGCCCAACGGCCAGATCGCGGACTGCTCCACGGCCCTCAAGGAGACGCTCGAGGCCGTGAGGGACGTCTACTACGCGCACCCGGGACACGCGGGCATCGCCTGCTCCATGAAGAACGCCGGCGTGGGCGTGGGCCTGCCGGACGCGGGCCGCTGCAACATCCGCGTCGAGGACGGCCGCGCCGTCATCTACGCCGCGACCTCCGACATCGGCCAGGGCTGCAACACCGTGTTTCTCCAGGACGTTGCCGAGGCGTGCGGCCTGCCCCTCTCGTGCATCGCAAACGGCGAGTGCTCAACGGAGGCGGCGCCTGACTCTGGCACCACGTCTGGCTCGCGTCAGACCGTCGTCACCGGCGAGGCCGTGCGCGGCGCGGCGTTCCTGCTGCGTGACGCCATGCTTGCCATCGAGCGCGGCGAGGCCGTGTGCGACGATCGCGTGAGTGCCAAGGGAGACGGCGTCACCCACGAGTTCGCCGACGGCACCACCTTCGAGGTGAGCGCCGAGCAGCTCACGCCGGGACACGCCGTGCATCCCAAGCATCCCGCCGAGGCCCTGCGCGCCCTCGAGGGGCACGAGTTCTACTACGAGTACCTCGAGAAGACCGACAAGCTGGGCGCGGACGTGCCCAACCCCAAGAGCCACATCTGCTACGGCTTTGCCACGCACGTCGTTATCCTCGACGACGAGGGCAGAGTCGAGCAGGTCTACGCCGCGCACGACTCGGGCCGCGTCATCAACCCCATCGCCATCCAGGGCCAGATCGAGGGCGGCGTGCTCATGGGCATGGGATACGCGCTCACCGAGCAGTGGCCGCTCAAGGACTGCGTGCCGCAGGTCAAGTACGGCACGCTCGGGCTCCTGCGCTCCACCGACATCCCCCAGATCCATGCCATCTACGTGGAGAAGGACGAGCAGCTGCCCGTGGCCTACGGCGGCAAGGGCATCGGCGAGATCGCCACGATCCCCACGGCGCCGGCCGTCCAGAACGCCTACCACGCGCTCGACGGCAGGCTGCGACCCAACCTGCCCTTGGCAGACACCTACTACAGCCACCGCCTCGGCCGCGACTAG